In Rhodobium gokarnense, the genomic stretch GACGAGCCTCAGGTCCGGATAGCGCCGGTCCATGCCGTTGAAGGCGTAGGGTTCGCCCGGATGCAGCAGCGCATCGGCGATCCGCGCGACGGGAATGTAGTCGGCGACCGGATTGTCGAGCTGCGGCAGCGAGGGAAAGGACAGCTTCGGCACCGGATTGCCGATGCCGTTGACGGAGGCATAGCCGAAACCGAAGCCGCCGCCGGCAAGCCCGATCTGGCCGAGCATCGCCGCCAGCGCGATGGCCATCCAGTAGGGCTGCTCGCCGCTATCGGCGCGCTGCAGCGACCAGGCCACCATCAGGAAGGCGCGGCTCGACGCGGCAGCGAGCGCCAGGTCGCGGATCGTGGCGGCGGGAACGCCGGTGATCCCTTCGGCCCATTGCGGCGTCTTCGCAACGCCGTCGCTGGTGCCGGTGACATAGGCGACGAGCGTCTCGAAGCCGACCGTGCAGCGGTCGAGGAAACCGGTCGCGACGCGATCCTCAGCGATCAGCACATGCGCCATCGCCAGCATCAGGGCCGTGTCCGTGCCGGGCCGGATCGGCAGCCATTCGACACCGTCTCCCGCGGTGTCGTCGCGGATCGGCGAGACGGAGACGAGCCGCGCGCCGCGCTGCCGGAGCGCGCCAAGATTCTCATCAAGGATATGCCGGGCGATGCCGCCCGAACTCACCTGCGCGTTCTTCCAGGGAACGCCGCCGAACATGATCAGCGTCTCGGTGTGCGCCGCGATCCGCGGCCAGCTCGTATGCGCGGAGACGAGGCCGCGCTTGTCGCCGACGACATGGGGAACGATGGTGTCGGCCGCGGCATAGCTGTAGTTCTGGATCGAGCGGACATAGCCGCCGACGGAATTCAGGAAGCGATGGATCTGGCTCTGGGCGTGGTGGAAGCGGCCGGCCGACGCCCAGCCGTAGGATCCGCCATAGATGGCGCCGTTGCCGTGCTCCCGGCGCACCCTGTCGATTTCGCCGGCGGCAAGGTCGAGGGCCTCGTCGAACGGCACCTCGATGAACGGCTCGAAACCCCGCCCCCTGCCGTCGGTCTCCAGGCGACCTTCTTCGCGGGCGGCGAGGAAGGAGGCGCGAATGGCGGGCCGCTCGATCCGGGCGGGCGCCGTCAGCGCATCGATCATGCCGTCGGCAATGGGCGAGGGATCGGGGTCCTCGGCGATGGGGCTGAGCGCCACCGGGCGCCCGTCCCGCATCTCTGCGTGGTAGGTGCCCCAATGGGTGACGACGACGGGCCGGTCCGGTGACTGCAGCATGCTTTTCGGTGAACTCTCGGCTTTTTGAGGAAATCAGCGCTTGCCGGCCGGCTGTCCGGCCGATCGCGACCAGTCGTCGACAAGCCGCCAGGCAACGGCGAAATGGGCCCGCTGCAGGGCCGCCATCTGCACGGTGTCCCGGGCGCGCAACGCCTTGATCAGCGCATGGTGCTCGTCGGCCCGCGACAACCATTTCTGCTGCGCCAGAATGGAGAGGTACCGCACGCGGTGGAGCCTGAGGCTGAGGTTCGAATGGATCTCGATGAGGGTACGGTTGCGCGACGCCGCGATGATCGCCAGGTGGAAAGCCTGGTTGGCATGGAAGTATTTCAGGCGGTTCTGCTCCGCCGCCGCCTCTTCCATGATCTCCTGGTAGCGCTCGATCTTCAGGAAGTCGGTTTCGCTGCCCTTGCGGCAGGCCGCTTCGCCGCCGAGAACGTCCAGCTCGCAATAGACCGACAGCATGTCGGTGATGTCGTCGAGGCTGTTGTCGACGACGACGGCGCCGCGATTGGGGATGAGGTCGACGAGGCCCTCGACCGACAGGAGCTTGAGGGCGTCACGCATCGGCGTGCGCGAGACCTTCAACTGTTCGGCGATGGCGCGCTCGCGGATCGGTTCGCCCGGCTTCATCAGGTCGTGGATGATCTGATGGCGGATGTAGCCCGCGATCCTGTCGGGCAGTGGCAGGCGGCTGTCGGCGAAGGACTCGCTTCCGTCGCCCATGTTCAGCAGCATCTCGGCAAGGCTCAAAGCCTGGTCACGTTGCGGCCGTGAAGCCGATCCCGAACCCTCCAGTCCCCACATCACGAGTCCTCCCTTTGGGCGTGCGTCATGCCGCCGATGTCTCCGAGCGTGACGGGCTTCACCGGCATGCGCAGGCGAAAATAGCCGACGTCGGCCGCGCTGCGGCCGGACAGATCGGAGATGACGGCCCCGATGCTGTGCCCGCACATGCGGCCCTGGCAGGGGCCCATCCCCGCTCGGGTGAAACTCTTCAACTGATTGGGTCCCGGGCAGCCTTCCGCCACCGCGTCGGCCACGGCGCCCCGGCGCACTTCCTCGCAGCGGCAGAGGATCGTCGCCTCGTCCTGCGGTGCCAGGTCGGTATCGGCGGGACGGTAAAGCCGGTCGAGGAACGGACGCGGCGCCATTTCGGCACCGATCCGGCGCAGCAATGGCGCCGAGCGGGCGGCAAAGGCCGCAGCGTCCAGCCGGCCGAGATCGTGCGCGGCGGCAAGTGTTGCCAGCCGGCCGGAGAGCTCGGCGACCTTGGCGCCGCCGATGCCGGCGCCGTCGCCGGCGGCCAGCAGCCAGGGCAGGCTCGTGCGACCATGGGTATCGCGGTCGACCACCCAGCAGAGCTGCACCTCGTCCCATTGATGCGCGGCGCGGGCCGCCATCGTCATGTTGGGGTTGGGAACGACGCCCTGATGGAGAAAGACGTGCCGGCATTCAAGGCGCCGGCGCTGCCCCGATGCACCCTGCCGCCAGGTCACGGCCGCGACCCGCTCCTCGCCCTCAAGCGCGATGTCCTTTGCGCCGTGGATCACCTTCGTTCCCGAGCGGCGGATCTGCGCCAGCATGCGAAGGCCCTTGGCGATGTAGCCGGACTGCCGGAGGGCCATCGGCAGATGGGGCAGGGCAGCCCATTTCGCGGCCGGGCTGGCGGTGTCGATGATGGCCTCGATGCGGGCGCCAGCGTTCAGATACTGGACGGCGACGAGATAGAGGAGCGGTCCGGTGCCGATGAATACGGCGTCGTCGGCGAGGAGGCCTGACCCCTTGAGCAGGAGTTGGGCGGCCCCGGCCGTCATCACGCCCGGCAAGGTCCATCCGGGCAGGGGGTAGGGGCGCTCCATCGCCCCGGTCGCCACCAGCACCCGCGATGCGGCGATGTCTCCGCCGCCGTCGGCGCCGGCATAGGAGACGCCGTCCTCGGAAATCTGCCAGACCGTGGCGCCCGACCGGTAGTCGGCGCCGGAGTGGGTGAACGCATCGACGAGCGGCAGGCCGCCAAGGTAATCCGGACCCAGCACCGCATCGCGGGCTGATGTGCGCGGCGCCGTGATGGCGTGGTAGATCTGGCCGCCCGGCCCGGGCTTTTCATCCAGCACGACGGCTTTCAAGCCGAGGGCCGACGCCTCGCTTGCCGCCGCCATGCCTGCCGGCCCGGCGCCCACCACGGCAAGATCGTAGGAAGAACGGTTCACCGGATCACTCCCCGCCATGCTGAGGGCCGGGCAAGCGGGCGCCGTTCTGGCGTTCCACCACCATGCCGGCGCGGACCGTTTCCAGGCAGGTCTGCCGGTTCGGCACGCCGTCGACGATCGCCAGGCAGTCGAAGCATACGCCCATCATGCAGTAGGGCATGCGTCCGGCGCCGCTGACCGGCGTGGTGCGGAACGGCTCGACCTCTGCGGCAAGAAGCGCGGCGGCGAGGTTTTCCCCCAGCCGCGCTTCGATGCGCCGGTCGTCGACGACGATCTCGACGATCGGGCCGGCGACTTCGTCAAACCGTCTGAACATGGAAACGCTCCGGTGAAAAGGCTGAGAACCGGTCCGCCGGCAACGACCCCGATCTGAGGCTGTCGACGAACCCGCGGGCGTGGAAGGGGGCGAGGGTGACGCCGGAATGGACGCAGACCACGAAGGCGCTGCCGTCGGGACTGGCCTGGTAGACCGGAACACCGTCGGGCGTCATGATCCGCAGCGCGCCCCAGGCGCGCACCACCCGCACGTCGCGCAGCAACGGAAATGCGGCAACGGCCTTTTGCGCCGTGTCGCGCATGACCGGCAGGCTGGTGCCGTCGTCAAGGCCGACCTCTTCCACGGACTCCCCGAAGATGCACCCGCCCTCAAGGGTCTGGCGGATGAAGTTCGTGCCGCAGGCAAGGAACGGGCGGACCTTTTCCGTGACCATGATCTGGCCCCGGACCGGGCGGACGGGACCGTCGAGCCCGACCATCGGCGCAAGATGCGCATTGCCGAGCCCGGCGGCGAGGACCAGCCGGCCGGCACGGACCGTTCCAGCCGTCGTCTCGGCCGCATAGCCGTCGCCGTCGCGGGCGACGGAGGTGACGCCATGGTGCGGCAGATAGCGGGCTCCGAGGTCCTTTGCTGCCTTGATGAGCGCGCGCAGCAGCAGGAGCGGGTTCGCCGTGCCGTCGTCCGGGCAGAACGTCGCGCCGGCCACCTGCGGCCCGATATCCGGCAGGCGTTGCCGCAGGTCCGCCAGGTCGAGCGCCTCGAAGACGCTCTTGATGCGGGCCTCGGCGTTGGACTGTTCGAGGACGGCGACCCGCTTTGCAAGGTCCTCCGGACTGAAGCAGATGTAGGCAGCCCCCGGTCGGCGGAAATGCAGGTCGATCCCGGTCTCTGCGGCGAGGTCTTCGGCAAAATCCGCCCAATCGTTGGCTGCGCCGCGGGTGAGGTCGGCATAGGCGGGACATGTTGCCCCTTTGCCCTGCACCCAGACATTGCCAAAATTGCCGCGCGCGGCGCGAAACGCCACGTCTCCCTCGTCGAGGAGGGCGACGCGCTCGCCGCTGCGGGCAAGGCCGTAGGCGATCGCCGCACCGACGATCCCCCCACCGACGATCATGTAGTCGGGTTCGCTCATCGTGCCATCAGAACATTGCGTAGCGGCGCGGCTTCAGGCTCGCCTGGAACGCGTTGACCATGGTGACGGTATCGAACACCTGCAGGCCGGTGGCCTCGGCGATATAGGAGGCGAACGGGGCGAGGTTGGTGCATTCCAAGACGATCGCGCCGATCTCGGGATTGTCGGCGACGAACCGCTTCGCCGTCGCGACCACTTCCTCCTTCAGCGTCTCGTAGCTGACGGAGGTGTCGCCCTGTTTGATCCAGCGGACGAAGTTGGAGTCCTGCGGCACGCCGACGACCGGGGTATCCTGGGCGATGCCGACGGCCTCCAGGTACGGCCCGTTCAGGACATCGCCGTTGTAGGTCATGATCCCGACCTTCTTACCCGACGGCAGCAGGCGCTCGACCATCGGCACCTGCAGCAGGCTGGACGTGGCGACCGGCACCGGGCAGTGGTCGGCCAGTTCGCGCTGGTAGATCGACAGGAAGCCGCAGGTCGTGGTGATGCCGTCGACGCCGGCCGCGACCAGCTCGTCGGCCGCGCGCTTGAACGGATCCAGCAGGCTGACATTGTGCAGGTCGGTCATCTTGGAGGGCACCGCGTCCGTCACGATCTTGTACTGGACGGGAAAGTCCCAGGTCATCGCGTTGCCGATGTCGCCGAGATATCGCTGGAAGGTGCTGTTGACCATCAGGATGCCGAGAGACACGCCGTAATAGGTCTTCTGGCGGGAGTGCATGTTTCTGTCCTTATTCATCGTGTTCGTTGAAAGGCTGCAAGCGGAACCGTTCCTCACAGCGCGGTCCGGAAGCTGACGTCGCGCAACCGGGGGCCGTAGAGCGTTGCAAGGAGAAGGCCGTATCCGGCCAGTCCGCGGATGAGTTCCGGCGCCGAGTGCCAGAGCGCGCAGGCGGCCCCGCCGAAGAACAGGACCAGCCGCAGCCACATCGGCAGTGGGCGATCCGTGAAGCCGACATAGGCGAGCGAGATCAGCACGATGCCGGAAGAGACCGCGAGCACGGTGGTGCCGATCTCCCACGCCGTTCCGTCAAGGGTCAGCCCCGGTTCGAAGATGAAGCTGATGCCGACGATGAAGCCGCCGACCGCCATGCGGAATGCCTGGACGCCCGTCTTCAGCGGATTGGCGTTGGCAATGGCCG encodes the following:
- a CDS encoding GntR family transcriptional regulator, which encodes MSLAEMLLNMGDGSESFADSRLPLPDRIAGYIRHQIIHDLMKPGEPIRERAIAEQLKVSRTPMRDALKLLSVEGLVDLIPNRGAVVVDNSLDDITDMLSVYCELDVLGGEAACRKGSETDFLKIERYQEIMEEAAAEQNRLKYFHANQAFHLAIIAASRNRTLIEIHSNLSLRLHRVRYLSILAQQKWLSRADEHHALIKALRARDTVQMAALQRAHFAVAWRLVDDWSRSAGQPAGKR
- a CDS encoding (2Fe-2S)-binding protein; this encodes MFRRFDEVAGPIVEIVVDDRRIEARLGENLAAALLAAEVEPFRTTPVSGAGRMPYCMMGVCFDCLAIVDGVPNRQTCLETVRAGMVVERQNGARLPGPQHGGE
- a CDS encoding aspartate/glutamate racemase family protein, which gives rise to MHSRQKTYYGVSLGILMVNSTFQRYLGDIGNAMTWDFPVQYKIVTDAVPSKMTDLHNVSLLDPFKRAADELVAAGVDGITTTCGFLSIYQRELADHCPVPVATSSLLQVPMVERLLPSGKKVGIMTYNGDVLNGPYLEAVGIAQDTPVVGVPQDSNFVRWIKQGDTSVSYETLKEEVVATAKRFVADNPEIGAIVLECTNLAPFASYIAEATGLQVFDTVTMVNAFQASLKPRRYAMF
- a CDS encoding FAD/NAD(P)-dependent oxidoreductase, which produces MNRSSYDLAVVGAGPAGMAAASEASALGLKAVVLDEKPGPGGQIYHAITAPRTSARDAVLGPDYLGGLPLVDAFTHSGADYRSGATVWQISEDGVSYAGADGGGDIAASRVLVATGAMERPYPLPGWTLPGVMTAGAAQLLLKGSGLLADDAVFIGTGPLLYLVAVQYLNAGARIEAIIDTASPAAKWAALPHLPMALRQSGYIAKGLRMLAQIRRSGTKVIHGAKDIALEGEERVAAVTWRQGASGQRRRLECRHVFLHQGVVPNPNMTMAARAAHQWDEVQLCWVVDRDTHGRTSLPWLLAAGDGAGIGGAKVAELSGRLATLAAAHDLGRLDAAAFAARSAPLLRRIGAEMAPRPFLDRLYRPADTDLAPQDEATILCRCEEVRRGAVADAVAEGCPGPNQLKSFTRAGMGPCQGRMCGHSIGAVISDLSGRSAADVGYFRLRMPVKPVTLGDIGGMTHAQREDS
- a CDS encoding NAD(P)/FAD-dependent oxidoreductase — protein: MSEPDYMIVGGGIVGAAIAYGLARSGERVALLDEGDVAFRAARGNFGNVWVQGKGATCPAYADLTRGAANDWADFAEDLAAETGIDLHFRRPGAAYICFSPEDLAKRVAVLEQSNAEARIKSVFEALDLADLRQRLPDIGPQVAGATFCPDDGTANPLLLLRALIKAAKDLGARYLPHHGVTSVARDGDGYAAETTAGTVRAGRLVLAAGLGNAHLAPMVGLDGPVRPVRGQIMVTEKVRPFLACGTNFIRQTLEGGCIFGESVEEVGLDDGTSLPVMRDTAQKAVAAFPLLRDVRVVRAWGALRIMTPDGVPVYQASPDGSAFVVCVHSGVTLAPFHARGFVDSLRSGSLPADRFSAFSPERFHVQTV
- a CDS encoding molybdopterin-dependent oxidoreductase — translated: MLQSPDRPVVVTHWGTYHAEMRDGRPVALSPIAEDPDPSPIADGMIDALTAPARIERPAIRASFLAAREEGRLETDGRGRGFEPFIEVPFDEALDLAAGEIDRVRREHGNGAIYGGSYGWASAGRFHHAQSQIHRFLNSVGGYVRSIQNYSYAAADTIVPHVVGDKRGLVSAHTSWPRIAAHTETLIMFGGVPWKNAQVSSGGIARHILDENLGALRQRGARLVSVSPIRDDTAGDGVEWLPIRPGTDTALMLAMAHVLIAEDRVATGFLDRCTVGFETLVAYVTGTSDGVAKTPQWAEGITGVPAATIRDLALAAASSRAFLMVAWSLQRADSGEQPYWMAIALAAMLGQIGLAGGGFGFGYASVNGIGNPVPKLSFPSLPQLDNPVADYIPVARIADALLHPGEPYAFNGMDRRYPDLRLVYWAGGNPFHHHQDLNRLRRAWQKPEAVIVNDSWWNPLARHADIVFPATTALERNDLAASSRDRFIAASHKVAEPAGEARDDYAIFSALAARLGAADAFTEGRDVEGWLRHLYEAGRDKAAAADIALPDFETFWRDGLVMLPAPDLDDQGDLLAEFRAAPEAAGLATPSGRIELFSERIAGFGYDDCPGHPAWLPPREWLGAEAAGTYPLHLISNQPKTRLHSQYDLGSHSRAAKRHDREVMRMHAKDAAARGIAEGSVVRVFNGRGACLAAVELTDDILPGVVQLSTGAWYDPADDGSDRPLDRHGNPNVLTADHGTSRLSQGPSAQSCLVEVEPYRSTLPPVCAFDPPAFARRGRD